In Pirellulales bacterium, a single genomic region encodes these proteins:
- a CDS encoding prolyl oligopeptidase family serine peptidase has translation MRRYARARFAQARSIRQKLSCALVAGIWFFAIVAAPARGDGARDNVPGKVRPIPPAGVKIPAADREQLHNGLKALDGLIEKLEAKADERTKKLLPDVQIFAKAVRWALDYNEFQDVKDVPKAYAALKEGRERAEQLLVGNAPWDHATGLVVRGYVSKIDGSVQPYGLVVPDTFDPKAAHIHPLDIWFHGRNEALTELNFIAERNHSRGQFTPPGTIVLHPYGRYCTAFKFAGETDVFEALKSVDERYPIDRDRIAVRGFSMGGAATWHFAVHYPGDWAAANPGAGFAETPEFLRIFQNEILTPTDYEKKLLHLYDCTDWAGNLFNCPTVAYSGEIDTQKQAADIMQQAMEREGLKLTYIIGPQTKHAYHPESAKIVSRLMADLVSKGRDRIPKEIHFTTYTLKYNQCDWITIDALHEHWQRADVRATVNDLNTIEITTKNVAALTLRIPSVVAPVRIDISKPGLVKIDGDEIPFGRSAAPDWFWTCQLHRDAHGKWLTGPDSDTRVAKRHDLQGPIDDAFLDAFVIVRPTGHSPNPKFESWAKSEMGRAIHEWRRQFRGDARVIDDTQLTDADIAGANLVLWGDPTSNAVLHRIADKLPIGWSEKEVVAGERRFPAENHAVIMICPNPLNPKRYVVLNSGFTYREYDYLNNARQIPKLPDWAIVDLDTPPDSQKPGKIVAADFFDEFWRLKK, from the coding sequence ATGCGACGCTATGCCCGTGCTCGTTTTGCCCAGGCCCGATCGATTCGACAGAAGCTGTCGTGCGCTTTGGTTGCGGGAATTTGGTTTTTCGCGATTGTCGCAGCACCCGCTCGCGGCGACGGGGCTCGCGACAACGTGCCGGGCAAAGTTCGCCCGATTCCGCCAGCCGGCGTGAAAATTCCGGCCGCCGATCGGGAACAACTGCACAACGGATTGAAGGCACTCGATGGGCTGATCGAGAAGCTGGAGGCAAAAGCCGATGAACGCACGAAGAAATTGCTCCCCGATGTGCAGATCTTCGCCAAAGCGGTTCGCTGGGCGCTTGACTACAACGAATTTCAAGATGTCAAGGATGTGCCCAAAGCCTACGCCGCCCTGAAGGAAGGACGCGAGCGGGCCGAGCAACTGTTGGTAGGGAATGCGCCCTGGGATCATGCCACAGGTTTAGTCGTCCGCGGCTATGTTTCCAAGATCGACGGCTCCGTGCAGCCCTATGGCTTGGTCGTTCCCGACACGTTCGACCCGAAGGCCGCGCACATTCATCCGCTGGATATCTGGTTCCACGGCCGAAACGAAGCGCTCACGGAATTGAACTTCATCGCCGAGCGCAACCATTCCCGCGGCCAATTCACGCCGCCCGGCACGATCGTGCTGCACCCCTACGGTCGGTATTGCACGGCTTTCAAATTCGCCGGCGAGACCGACGTGTTCGAAGCGCTCAAGTCAGTCGACGAGCGCTATCCAATCGACCGGGATCGAATCGCGGTGCGCGGGTTTTCAATGGGGGGCGCGGCCACTTGGCATTTCGCCGTTCACTATCCGGGCGACTGGGCGGCCGCGAATCCCGGCGCCGGCTTCGCCGAAACGCCCGAGTTCCTCCGCATCTTCCAGAACGAAATCCTCACGCCGACCGATTACGAGAAGAAACTGTTGCACCTTTACGATTGCACGGATTGGGCCGGCAATTTGTTCAACTGCCCCACGGTGGCCTACAGCGGCGAGATCGACACGCAAAAACAGGCCGCCGACATCATGCAGCAGGCGATGGAGCGCGAAGGATTGAAGCTGACCTACATCATCGGCCCACAAACGAAGCATGCCTACCATCCGGAATCGGCAAAGATCGTCAGCCGGCTAATGGCCGATCTCGTGTCCAAAGGCCGCGATCGAATACCGAAGGAAATTCATTTCACGACCTACACGCTGAAGTACAACCAGTGCGATTGGATCACCATCGATGCGCTCCACGAACATTGGCAGCGCGCCGACGTGCGAGCAACGGTCAACGATCTTAACACCATCGAAATTACCACTAAGAACGTCGCCGCATTGACGCTGAGAATCCCCTCGGTCGTTGCGCCCGTGCGGATCGACATCTCGAAGCCAGGGTTGGTGAAAATCGACGGCGACGAGATTCCCTTTGGCCGTTCGGCGGCGCCGGACTGGTTCTGGACCTGCCAACTTCATCGCGACGCCCACGGCAAATGGCTGACTGGCCCCGACTCGGACACGCGGGTCGCCAAGCGGCACGATCTGCAAGGCCCGATCGACGATGCGTTTTTGGATGCGTTCGTCATCGTGCGGCCGACGGGGCACTCGCCGAATCCGAAATTCGAAAGCTGGGCGAAAAGCGAAATGGGTCGCGCGATCCACGAATGGCGGCGGCAGTTCCGCGGCGATGCACGAGTGATCGACGACACACAACTCACCGATGCCGACATTGCCGGCGCGAACCTCGTGCTTTGGGGCGATCCAACCAGCAATGCTGTGTTGCATCGCATTGCCGACAAACTGCCGATTGGCTGGTCGGAGAAAGAAGTCGTCGCCGGCGAGCGGCGATTCCCGGCGGAGAATCACGCCGTGATAATGATCTGCCCGAATCCACTGAACCCGAAGCGTTATGTCGTGCTCAACAGCGGATTCACGTATCGCGAATACGATTATTTGAACAACGCCCGGCAGATTCCCAAGCTGCCCGATTGGGCAATCGTCGATCTCGACACGCCGCCCGATTCGCAAAAGCCGGGCAAGATCGTTGCCGCCGATTTCTTCGACGAATTCTGGCGATTGAAGAAATGA